From the Opitutus sp. ER46 genome, one window contains:
- a CDS encoding alpha/beta fold hydrolase: MHLFHRELGGAGNPPLILLHGMLGSSRNWQTTGADLAQRYHVFALDLRNHGKSPHGDEMTYEAMVADVLAWMDEHLVPAASLLGHSMGGKVAMLLACRHPARVTRLLVVDIAPKDYTWVGHRAEFAAMNELNLGDLRSRAEAELRFEARVPSWPMRKFLATNLDRDAEGRWRWQINLPVLTTSLPTLESNVLTPADRFEGPTRFLLGGASRYVEPADHAAIRQHFPGAEIVTLPGAGHNPHMDARTEFVRAALA, encoded by the coding sequence ATGCATCTTTTCCACCGCGAACTTGGCGGCGCCGGCAACCCGCCGCTCATCCTCCTCCACGGGATGCTCGGCTCGTCCCGCAATTGGCAGACCACGGGCGCGGATCTCGCGCAGCGATATCACGTCTTTGCGCTCGACCTGCGCAACCACGGCAAGTCCCCCCACGGCGACGAGATGACCTACGAGGCCATGGTGGCTGACGTGCTTGCCTGGATGGACGAGCACCTCGTGCCGGCGGCGTCGCTCCTTGGCCACAGCATGGGCGGCAAGGTCGCGATGCTCCTCGCCTGCCGCCACCCGGCTCGCGTCACTCGCCTGCTCGTCGTCGACATCGCCCCCAAGGACTACACGTGGGTCGGCCACCGCGCGGAGTTTGCCGCGATGAACGAGCTGAACCTCGGCGACCTGCGCTCGCGCGCCGAGGCCGAGTTGCGGTTCGAAGCGCGCGTGCCGAGCTGGCCGATGCGGAAGTTTCTCGCGACCAACCTCGACCGTGACGCCGAGGGGCGCTGGCGCTGGCAGATCAACCTGCCTGTTCTCACCACCAGCCTGCCGACGCTCGAGTCCAACGTGCTCACCCCGGCTGACCGCTTCGAGGGCCCCACCCGCTTCCTCCTTGGCGGAGCCTCCCGCTACGTCGAGCCCGCGGACCACGCCGCCATCCGCCAACACTTTCCGGGTGCCGAGATCGTCACTCTCCCCGGCGCTGGCCATAATCCGCATATGGACGCTCGCACCGAGTTCGTCCGGGCCGCGCTCGCCTGA
- a CDS encoding PAS domain S-box protein — protein sequence MPERPTAPPRFRLAWALLVGGLALTAFAAVLTSNAIERNLRRQFDDIIDEIRLNVSGRLLANTQILNGAAALLDASDEVTRHEWRMFADRLELDRQLPGTQGVGYALLIPAADLASHVARIRTEGFTDYSVFPMGAREAYCPIIFIEPFEGRNLRAFGFDPFSNPARRAAMEQARDENRAILTAPVKLVIEHEGDIQIGTVLYVPVYRKGAPIKTVEQRRAAIIGWVFSPFRMNDFVRGALGAWILQHPSIDFRLRVFDGSHPRAEQNLFDSDPSSPPRAEPRGHSPHVQVAAIGGREWLFELSHRRGPSVTFGHLQAWAVAGCGSAISVLLFALARSLIGTRVKAVGIADRLTARLKHQTSLLNSLLDSIPDVIFYKDTKGVYLGCNPAFAEFVGQPREAIIGRTDYELFPKEIADTFRAFDQEMLATREPHHNEEWITYRHKHTVLVDTLKTPYWGADGSLIGVLGVSRDITRHHQAEEVLRESEANFRAFFETIDDIIFVATPEGRITFANRTARERLGYSAEEFAQMRVHDLHPLAQRPDAEPTWASILREEHVTSTIPLVTRAGVDLPVETRAWLGRSNGRDCVFHLSKDLSAEQEAQVRFEKFFRNAPALMSLSRLPERKLVDVNDAFLTHLGYTSDEVIGRSPNELGLYANPESERDMVDALMTKGRCRDLEMQLRGKDGSIRDGLLSGEIITTQGERYFLAVMVDITERKRALAALREERLRLSSIIQGTNVGTWEWNVQTGQLVINERWAQIVGHTLAELEPVSIETWGRFVHPDDHKVSEALLRRHFNGQLDYYECECRMRHRDGHWVWVLDRGCIATRTPDGAPLLMSGTHQDISARKRIEQELLARNEDLAAATVRAEQANLAKSEFLANMSHEIRTPMNGVIGMIGLLLDTRLDDLQRRYAETVRSSGETLLQLINDILDLSKIEAGKMELETLDFDLRAMLDDLSGIMAVRAGEKGVEFLCGAAPDLPHLLRGDPGRLRQVITNLVGNALKFTEKGEVAVRVTLESREERTVALRFSVRDTGIGIPANKLKQLFAKFSQVDASTTRKYGGTGLGLAISKQLAELMGGQIGVFSEPGRGSEFWFTARFGVQPAPLVPLPPAEPLAGTRVLIVDDNATNREILRHQLTAWGMRAEEAADGPIALRELHTAVADKAPYRVAIVDLQMPGMDGCAVGHVIRSSPDLRDTLLILMPSLLAPADASRIAEVKFNASLTKPVRVTELHDALGACLAGRAIVRPTAASPRAPVFPLFSRHARILLADDNITNQLVGTGILKKMGLTADSVANGAEAVDILATVPYDLVLMDVQMPVMDGLTATRCIRASESRVLNHAIPVIAMTAHAMGRDREECLAAGMNDFVTKPVTPQALAQVLSRWLPSPRIEAAPPIHPEVVATVPAPRMPAPAMPAPRIPLEAPAAARIRPLPGAPGRGASAAAIFDRAAFLARMLNDRAMMESIQVTFLEDTPSEVAQLTMAVAVGDAKKVAAMAHRIAGAASNVSGEALRAQALALERAANQGESNKLAAMAAGVQEQFKLLKAAMES from the coding sequence GTGCCTGAGCGCCCCACCGCTCCTCCTCGTTTCCGTCTCGCCTGGGCTCTCCTGGTGGGCGGCCTCGCATTGACCGCCTTTGCCGCCGTTCTCACGTCGAACGCGATCGAGCGAAACTTGCGCCGGCAGTTTGACGACATCATCGACGAGATACGCCTTAACGTCAGCGGCCGGCTCCTCGCCAATACCCAAATCCTCAACGGTGCCGCGGCACTGCTGGACGCTTCTGACGAGGTCACCCGGCACGAGTGGCGCATGTTTGCGGACCGACTCGAACTAGATCGGCAGCTGCCCGGTACCCAGGGCGTCGGTTACGCGCTGCTCATTCCCGCCGCCGACCTCGCCTCGCACGTGGCGCGCATCCGGACCGAGGGCTTCACTGACTACAGCGTCTTTCCGATGGGAGCCCGGGAAGCGTATTGCCCCATCATCTTCATCGAGCCGTTCGAAGGTCGAAACCTCCGGGCCTTCGGCTTTGATCCATTTTCCAACCCGGCTCGACGCGCGGCCATGGAACAGGCGCGCGACGAGAACCGCGCGATCCTCACTGCGCCGGTCAAGTTGGTGATCGAGCACGAGGGCGATATCCAGATCGGCACCGTTCTCTACGTCCCAGTGTACCGCAAGGGAGCTCCGATCAAGACGGTGGAACAACGGCGTGCCGCGATCATCGGCTGGGTCTTCAGTCCATTTCGGATGAACGATTTCGTCCGCGGCGCGCTCGGTGCCTGGATCTTGCAGCATCCGTCGATCGATTTTCGCCTCCGTGTCTTTGATGGCTCGCACCCGAGGGCCGAGCAAAACCTGTTCGACAGCGATCCCTCCAGCCCGCCGCGAGCGGAGCCGCGTGGACACTCGCCTCACGTCCAGGTGGCGGCGATCGGTGGGCGCGAGTGGCTGTTTGAGCTTTCGCACCGGCGGGGCCCCAGCGTGACGTTTGGACACCTGCAAGCCTGGGCCGTGGCCGGCTGTGGGAGCGCGATCAGCGTCCTGCTCTTTGCCCTTGCGCGCTCCCTAATCGGCACCCGGGTGAAGGCCGTGGGCATCGCAGACCGACTTACAGCCCGGCTGAAGCATCAGACCAGCCTCCTGAACTCGCTCCTCGATTCGATCCCCGACGTCATTTTCTACAAGGACACAAAAGGCGTGTACCTGGGCTGCAACCCGGCGTTCGCCGAGTTCGTCGGCCAGCCGCGCGAGGCCATCATCGGCCGCACTGACTATGAACTATTTCCCAAGGAGATCGCCGACACGTTCCGTGCTTTCGACCAGGAGATGCTCGCGACGCGCGAGCCGCATCACAACGAGGAGTGGATCACGTACCGCCACAAGCACACGGTGCTCGTGGACACGCTCAAGACTCCGTACTGGGGCGCCGACGGCAGCCTGATTGGCGTGCTCGGTGTGAGTCGCGACATCACGCGGCACCACCAGGCGGAAGAGGTCTTGCGCGAGAGCGAGGCCAATTTCCGCGCGTTCTTCGAGACGATCGACGACATCATCTTCGTGGCCACGCCCGAAGGTAGAATCACCTTCGCCAATCGCACGGCACGCGAGAGACTCGGGTATTCCGCCGAGGAGTTCGCGCAAATGCGCGTCCATGATCTCCATCCTTTGGCGCAACGTCCGGACGCCGAGCCGACGTGGGCATCGATCCTGCGCGAGGAGCATGTCACCAGCACGATCCCGCTGGTGACCCGCGCGGGCGTAGACCTCCCCGTCGAGACGCGCGCGTGGCTCGGCCGCTCCAACGGACGCGACTGCGTGTTCCACCTGAGCAAGGACCTTTCCGCGGAGCAGGAGGCGCAGGTCCGCTTTGAGAAGTTCTTCCGCAATGCCCCGGCCCTGATGAGCCTGAGCCGGCTGCCGGAACGGAAGCTAGTAGACGTCAACGATGCGTTCCTGACGCACCTGGGCTACACGAGTGACGAGGTGATTGGACGCTCGCCGAACGAACTCGGGCTGTACGCGAATCCAGAGTCCGAGCGCGACATGGTGGACGCCCTCATGACCAAAGGGCGCTGCCGCGACCTTGAAATGCAGCTCCGGGGCAAGGACGGAAGCATCCGCGACGGCCTGCTCTCCGGCGAAATCATCACGACCCAGGGCGAACGCTACTTCCTCGCCGTGATGGTCGACATCACGGAGCGAAAGCGTGCACTGGCGGCCCTGCGCGAGGAACGGCTCCGACTGTCCAGCATCATCCAGGGCACCAATGTTGGCACGTGGGAGTGGAATGTGCAGACCGGTCAACTCGTCATCAACGAGCGCTGGGCGCAGATTGTCGGCCACACGCTCGCCGAGCTGGAGCCTGTTTCCATCGAGACCTGGGGCCGCTTCGTGCACCCCGACGACCACAAGGTCAGCGAAGCGCTGCTCCGCCGGCACTTCAACGGCCAGCTCGACTATTATGAGTGCGAGTGTCGCATGCGGCATCGGGACGGCCACTGGGTCTGGGTGCTCGACCGCGGCTGCATTGCCACGCGCACACCTGACGGCGCCCCGCTCCTCATGAGCGGCACGCACCAGGACATCTCCGCGCGAAAGCGCATCGAGCAGGAGTTGCTGGCCCGCAACGAAGACCTGGCCGCCGCAACCGTGCGGGCGGAACAGGCGAACCTCGCGAAGAGTGAGTTCCTGGCGAACATGAGCCATGAAATCCGCACCCCGATGAATGGCGTCATCGGGATGATCGGACTGCTCCTCGACACCCGCCTCGACGACCTGCAGCGACGGTACGCCGAGACCGTGCGCTCCAGTGGCGAGACGCTCCTGCAGCTCATCAACGACATTCTCGACCTCTCGAAGATCGAGGCCGGCAAGATGGAACTCGAAACGCTGGACTTCGACCTGCGCGCGATGCTCGACGATCTCAGCGGCATCATGGCCGTGCGGGCCGGGGAAAAGGGCGTCGAGTTCCTGTGCGGCGCCGCACCCGACCTGCCGCATCTGCTGCGCGGCGACCCTGGCCGCCTGCGCCAGGTGATCACCAATCTCGTCGGCAACGCTCTCAAGTTCACCGAAAAGGGCGAAGTGGCGGTTCGCGTCACCCTGGAGTCTCGCGAGGAACGAACCGTCGCCCTGCGCTTCAGTGTGCGGGACACCGGGATTGGCATTCCGGCGAACAAGCTCAAGCAGCTCTTCGCGAAGTTCAGCCAGGTCGATGCTTCGACGACGCGCAAATACGGCGGCACCGGGCTCGGGCTCGCGATCTCCAAGCAACTGGCCGAGCTCATGGGCGGGCAGATCGGTGTCTTCAGCGAACCGGGCCGCGGCTCGGAGTTCTGGTTCACCGCGCGCTTTGGCGTGCAACCCGCCCCACTGGTTCCGCTGCCCCCCGCGGAACCGCTGGCCGGCACGCGCGTGCTGATCGTCGACGACAATGCCACCAATCGTGAGATTCTGCGCCATCAGCTCACGGCTTGGGGCATGCGCGCCGAGGAGGCCGCGGATGGCCCGATTGCCTTGCGCGAACTCCACACCGCCGTCGCCGACAAGGCCCCCTATCGTGTGGCAATCGTCGACCTGCAGATGCCGGGCATGGACGGCTGCGCGGTGGGCCACGTCATCCGCTCAAGTCCCGACTTGCGTGACACTCTGCTCATACTGATGCCGTCGCTGCTCGCACCCGCCGACGCCTCGCGCATTGCGGAAGTGAAGTTCAATGCGTCCCTGACCAAGCCTGTGCGCGTCACCGAGCTCCACGACGCCTTGGGCGCTTGCCTCGCCGGCCGGGCCATTGTCCGCCCGACCGCGGCATCGCCCCGAGCGCCGGTGTTCCCCCTGTTCAGCCGGCACGCCCGGATCCTGCTGGCAGACGATAACATCACCAACCAGCTCGTCGGTACTGGCATCCTCAAGAAGATGGGGCTCACCGCCGACTCCGTCGCCAATGGCGCCGAGGCCGTCGATATCCTGGCGACCGTACCGTACGACCTGGTGTTGATGGACGTACAGATGCCCGTGATGGACGGGCTCACTGCCACGCGCTGTATCCGAGCGTCGGAGTCGCGCGTTCTCAATCACGCCATCCCGGTCATCGCCATGACCGCGCACGCGATGGGCCGCGACCGCGAGGAGTGCCTCGCCGCCGGGATGAATGATTTCGTCACGAAGCCAGTGACACCCCAGGCCCTCGCCCAGGTGCTGTCGCGCTGGCTGCCGAGCCCGCGAATCGAGGCGGCGCCCCCAATTCACCCCGAGGTCGTCGCGACGGTCCCGGCACCCCGCATGCCGGCGCCGGCGATGCCCGCACCGCGGATCCCGCTCGAAGCGCCGGCGGCCGCCCGCATTCGGCCGCTCCCGGGCGCACCAGGCCGCGGCGCGAGTGCGGCGGCGATCTTCGATCGCGCCGCATTTCTGGCCCGCATGCTCAACGATCGAGCGATGATGGAATCGATCCAGGTGACCTTCCTTGAGGACACGCCATCGGAGGTCGCGCAACTGACGATGGCAGTCGCGGTGGGTGACGCGAAAAAGGTGGCAGCGATGGCGCACCGGATTGCCGGTGCCGCCAGCAACGTAAGCGGTGAGGCCCTGCGCGCCCAGGCGCTCGCTCTGGAAAGGGCGGCAAATCAGGGCGAGAGCAACAAGCTCGCGGCCATGGCGGCGGGGGTCCAGGAACAGTTCAAGTTGCTCAAAGCCGCGATGGAAAGCTGA
- a CDS encoding ferredoxin encodes MDTSPESLATILAKTGVPQAQRHAFLCLGPNCCHREESQQVWDTLKRLIKELNVPALRTKAECLRVCRGGPILVVYPEGTWYAGVTPNRCERIVREHLLGGQPVEEWLIARHPLEPADSA; translated from the coding sequence ATGGATACCTCTCCAGAGTCATTGGCCACGATTCTCGCGAAGACCGGTGTGCCCCAGGCGCAGCGCCATGCCTTCCTCTGCCTGGGTCCGAATTGCTGTCATCGTGAAGAAAGCCAGCAGGTTTGGGATACGCTGAAACGCCTGATCAAGGAATTGAACGTCCCGGCGCTCCGCACCAAGGCGGAGTGCCTGCGCGTGTGCCGGGGCGGCCCCATTCTCGTCGTTTATCCCGAAGGCACCTGGTACGCCGGCGTGACGCCGAACCGTTGCGAACGGATCGTGCGCGAGCACCTGCTCGGCGGACAGCCGGTCGAGGAATGGCTCATCGCCCGCCACCCGCTCGAGCCCGCGGACAGCGCCTGA
- a CDS encoding endonuclease/exonuclease/phosphatase family protein: MRSFYLVLLCLAALGSARAFAAPATIRVLTYNIHHGEGLDHAVDLPRIAEIIRTTGADVVALQEVDRGVRRTAGRDLSAELAALTGMKVAFGPNLAFQGGDYGNAVLSRFPIRAQRNTRFAHASAGEPRGVLQVELEVQGRRVLFLSTHLDVADNDAERVRAVAELRRIVTAEPGLPVVLGGDFNDVPASRTHGALSTFLSDVWPQVGTGPGYTFPTSKPVRRIDSIWITAPTLGAVSAQVVAAPVASDHLPLLAEIRFR, from the coding sequence ATGCGTTCCTTCTACCTTGTTCTGCTTTGCCTGGCTGCACTGGGCTCGGCGCGGGCCTTCGCCGCGCCGGCGACGATCCGCGTGCTCACCTACAACATCCATCACGGTGAAGGACTCGACCATGCCGTCGATCTGCCCCGTATCGCCGAGATCATCCGGACCACCGGCGCGGACGTAGTCGCGCTTCAGGAGGTAGACCGGGGCGTGCGGCGCACCGCCGGTCGCGACTTGTCGGCAGAGCTGGCGGCGTTGACCGGGATGAAGGTCGCCTTCGGTCCCAACCTTGCGTTCCAGGGGGGCGACTACGGCAACGCGGTGCTCAGCCGCTTTCCGATTCGCGCCCAGCGGAACACGCGTTTTGCGCATGCCAGTGCCGGCGAGCCCCGGGGCGTTCTGCAGGTGGAACTCGAGGTGCAGGGTCGGAGAGTCCTGTTTCTTTCCACGCACCTTGACGTGGCAGACAATGATGCCGAGCGCGTCCGAGCGGTTGCGGAGTTGCGCCGCATCGTCACGGCGGAGCCAGGGCTCCCTGTCGTCTTGGGTGGCGATTTCAATGACGTCCCAGCCAGTCGTACTCACGGGGCGCTAAGCACCTTTCTCAGCGACGTCTGGCCGCAAGTAGGGACCGGGCCCGGGTACACCTTCCCAACCTCGAAGCCGGTCCGGCGGATCGACTCCATCTGGATCACCGCGCCGACGCTTGGGGCCGTTTCTGCGCAAGTTGTCGCGGCTCCCGTCGCGTCGGATCACCTTCCGTTGCTGGCAGAGATTCGTTTCCGCTGA
- a CDS encoding AraC family transcriptional regulator, whose amino-acid sequence MATKRELMQLITAAAEALEIPRNYYHGRRRWPSELPDNVLVFLRSAAGNLSPHTDADFHHRWVLLVALAGRGTVRIDRQICELRPGQALLIPPLHLHDYPKLAAPAIRWLFVTFEWPAHTAQSTCWRRVRTLEHDALASLEGLMALWRRGPSHGGTLLAAHLMDLLMSIYSTESAVPAAAPAPPAAVRLLDAVQRQLRQSAPGPLRVVELARRLGTCESHLRARFRAEAGISLGRYLRQSRVRAAALILREERIPVKAVAERLGFNDIYAFSRAFKHVIGLPPSQFRKADSR is encoded by the coding sequence ATGGCAACCAAGCGTGAGCTGATGCAACTCATCACCGCCGCGGCGGAGGCGCTGGAGATTCCGCGCAACTACTACCATGGGCGCCGTCGTTGGCCGAGCGAGTTGCCGGACAATGTTCTGGTCTTTCTGCGGAGCGCCGCCGGCAATCTCTCGCCTCACACCGACGCAGACTTCCATCATCGATGGGTTCTGCTGGTCGCGCTCGCGGGCCGCGGGACCGTGCGGATTGACCGCCAGATATGCGAACTCCGCCCCGGCCAAGCCCTGCTGATCCCGCCGCTGCATCTGCACGACTATCCCAAGCTGGCGGCGCCGGCGATTCGCTGGCTCTTCGTGACATTTGAATGGCCGGCGCACACCGCCCAGTCGACTTGCTGGCGCCGCGTGCGAACGCTGGAGCACGACGCTCTGGCTTCGCTCGAGGGCCTCATGGCGCTCTGGCGTCGAGGGCCGAGCCACGGAGGCACCCTCCTCGCCGCGCACCTCATGGACCTCCTGATGAGCATCTATAGCACCGAGTCTGCGGTGCCCGCGGCGGCTCCAGCCCCTCCCGCTGCCGTCCGACTGCTGGATGCCGTGCAACGGCAGTTGCGGCAGTCGGCGCCCGGACCGTTGCGGGTCGTGGAGTTGGCGCGCCGGCTCGGCACCTGCGAGAGTCACCTGCGGGCGCGCTTTCGGGCCGAGGCCGGGATCAGCCTCGGGCGTTATCTGCGGCAGAGCCGCGTGCGCGCCGCCGCCCTGATTCTGCGGGAAGAGCGCATTCCGGTGAAGGCGGTCGCTGAGCGACTTGGCTTTAACGATATTTACGCATTCAGCCGCGCCTTCAAACATGTGATCGGCTTGCCTCCGTCCCAGTTTCGCAAGGCGGACTCCCGGTGA
- a CDS encoding sodium:solute symporter family protein: MSHSLVTLDWIILGVYFAACFVVGLYYTRRASRNTDEFFVGGRSMAWWLIGTSMVATTFSADTPLAVTGLVAKHGIAGNWLWWCLVPAGTLSTYFFAPLWRRAEVLTDIELNELRFSGPEGRVLRGFRAVYSGVIANSVTMGWVILAMAKIFAATFGWPHVTSLFVCCGVTLIYTMMSGYLGVVATDFFQFILAMAGSIILAIYAVDAVGGIDALTVQLDRIYGADKQLLDFIPDSDSAWMPLSLFLVHVGVQWWASGSVVGSGYLAQRMASCKNEKESIYATLLYTVAHYTLRSWPWILVALASMVVYPHLADAESGYPRLIFDTLPAGFRGLLVTSFLAAFMSTLTTHLNWGSSYLVNDLYRRFIRRDAPMPHYVCMARAFTVFLMLTGSLASLLMQEISGVWRFLIALEGGIGLLFIAKWYWWRVNPWSEISCMLASITASVVIRYTTDWGFGRSLVVSVGIATVTWIAVTFLTKPSQEKTLLAFYAKTRPGYLLWKPIADKLGIGPKESDFRARLVAWMASTAMIYLMLFGVGKLIFGHQVVASLCLLGAIATGAVVVLCTRRLQDRSSGAA; the protein is encoded by the coding sequence ATGAGTCACTCCCTCGTCACCCTCGATTGGATCATCCTCGGCGTCTACTTTGCGGCCTGCTTTGTCGTCGGCCTGTACTACACGCGGCGCGCGTCCCGCAACACCGACGAGTTCTTTGTCGGCGGCCGCAGCATGGCGTGGTGGTTGATCGGCACGTCCATGGTGGCGACCACGTTCTCCGCCGACACGCCCCTGGCGGTCACCGGCCTCGTGGCGAAGCATGGCATTGCGGGCAACTGGTTGTGGTGGTGCCTCGTGCCGGCCGGCACGCTCTCCACCTATTTCTTCGCCCCCTTGTGGCGACGCGCGGAAGTGCTCACGGATATCGAGCTGAACGAGCTGCGCTTTTCGGGACCTGAAGGCCGGGTGCTGCGCGGCTTTCGCGCCGTGTACTCCGGCGTGATTGCCAACAGCGTGACCATGGGGTGGGTGATTCTCGCGATGGCCAAGATCTTCGCCGCGACGTTCGGTTGGCCGCACGTTACCTCCCTCTTCGTGTGCTGCGGCGTGACCCTCATCTACACGATGATGTCGGGCTACCTTGGCGTGGTGGCGACCGACTTTTTCCAGTTCATCCTGGCAATGGCGGGTTCAATCATCCTGGCCATCTACGCGGTGGATGCGGTCGGTGGAATCGACGCGCTCACAGTGCAGCTCGACCGCATCTATGGGGCGGACAAACAGCTGCTCGACTTCATTCCTGACTCCGATTCCGCGTGGATGCCGCTCTCCCTGTTCCTCGTGCATGTCGGCGTGCAGTGGTGGGCCTCCGGCAGCGTGGTAGGATCGGGGTATTTGGCCCAGCGCATGGCGTCCTGCAAAAACGAGAAGGAATCCATCTACGCGACGCTTCTTTACACCGTGGCGCATTACACGCTGCGCAGCTGGCCCTGGATCCTGGTCGCCCTGGCCTCGATGGTGGTTTACCCGCATCTCGCGGATGCGGAGAGCGGCTATCCGCGGCTGATTTTCGACACCCTGCCGGCGGGGTTCCGTGGGCTGCTGGTGACGAGTTTCCTGGCTGCCTTCATGTCGACGCTGACCACGCACCTCAACTGGGGATCTTCATATCTGGTCAACGATCTGTACCGCCGCTTCATTCGGCGGGATGCGCCGATGCCGCATTATGTCTGCATGGCGCGGGCATTCACTGTGTTCCTCATGCTCACGGGGTCGCTCGCGAGCCTGCTGATGCAGGAAATCTCTGGGGTATGGAGATTCCTGATCGCGCTGGAGGGAGGAATCGGGCTGCTGTTTATCGCGAAGTGGTACTGGTGGCGGGTAAACCCCTGGAGCGAGATCAGCTGCATGCTGGCTTCGATCACCGCCTCGGTCGTGATCCGGTACACCACTGATTGGGGATTCGGTCGGAGCCTCGTGGTGAGCGTCGGCATTGCCACCGTGACGTGGATCGCCGTGACGTTCCTAACCAAGCCATCGCAGGAGAAGACGTTGCTCGCCTTCTATGCCAAGACGCGTCCGGGTTACCTGCTGTGGAAGCCGATCGCGGACAAGTTGGGAATCGGCCCGAAGGAGAGCGATTTTCGAGCACGCTTGGTGGCGTGGATGGCTAGCACGGCGATGATCTACCTCATGCTCTTCGGCGTGGGAAAACTGATCTTCGGCCACCAGGTCGTCGCCAGCCTCTGTCTGCTCGGTGCGATCGCGACGGGCGCCGTGGTTGTACTTTGCACTCGGCGCCTGCAGGACCGTTCGAGCGGGGCCGCGTGA
- a CDS encoding metallophosphoesterase: MPLHLGGLSRRQFLVRSMLAGGGVLLGAGRCLGERLATDLDAWVLFSDPHIAHDPGHTARGINMAERLATAVREALGRSTAAAGVIVNGDLAFNTGETGDYGTFARLIEPLRATGLPVHLALGNHDHRERFWAAMREAKSGETVQETRQVAVIRAPRANWFVLDTLDRTMSTPGRFGPEQLAWFAQALDANADRPAIVVAHHNPALGTLKSSLLDSEAFFAVMRPRRHVKAFIFGHTHRWGVGQDESGLHLINLPTTAYVFDPAAATGWVSAQLSDEGLRLHLHCLNPAHAEHNRQLELAWRT, translated from the coding sequence ATGCCCCTCCATCTCGGCGGTCTTTCTCGCCGCCAATTTTTGGTCCGATCGATGCTCGCTGGCGGCGGGGTGCTCCTCGGAGCCGGGCGCTGCTTGGGAGAACGCCTGGCGACCGATCTGGACGCCTGGGTCTTGTTCTCGGACCCGCATATTGCCCACGACCCAGGCCACACGGCCCGCGGCATCAACATGGCCGAGCGTCTCGCCACGGCGGTACGTGAGGCGCTCGGGCGTTCCACGGCAGCGGCGGGGGTCATCGTCAATGGTGATCTGGCATTCAATACCGGAGAAACGGGGGACTACGGCACCTTTGCGCGCCTGATCGAGCCGCTACGTGCGACGGGACTGCCGGTGCACCTCGCGCTCGGCAACCACGATCACCGGGAGCGGTTTTGGGCGGCGATGCGGGAGGCCAAGAGCGGCGAGACCGTCCAGGAGACCCGGCAGGTCGCCGTGATCCGCGCGCCCCGGGCGAACTGGTTCGTGCTCGATACGCTCGACCGGACGATGTCGACGCCGGGACGGTTCGGGCCGGAACAGCTCGCGTGGTTCGCCCAGGCGCTCGACGCGAACGCCGATCGCCCCGCGATCGTCGTTGCCCATCACAACCCTGCGCTGGGCACGCTGAAGAGTTCGCTGCTCGACTCCGAGGCATTCTTCGCGGTGATGCGACCGCGACGGCACGTGAAAGCCTTCATCTTCGGCCATACTCACCGCTGGGGCGTGGGGCAGGATGAAAGCGGGCTGCACCTGATCAACCTTCCGACTACGGCGTACGTCTTCGACCCCGCCGCGGCCACAGGGTGGGTGTCGGCGCAGCTCAGCGACGAGGGGCTGCGGCTGCACCTGCATTGCCTCAACCCGGCCCACGCCGAGCATAATCGGCAGCTGGAGTTGGCGTGGCGAACCTGA